In a single window of the Rhinolophus ferrumequinum isolate MPI-CBG mRhiFer1 chromosome 21, mRhiFer1_v1.p, whole genome shotgun sequence genome:
- the CCDC182 gene encoding coiled-coil domain-containing protein 182, with translation MEPLYQAGSILMKVNTLQGKKIVESGLQSGDFSLPQSWPSCLLPPADVEMLQQKVAAVQQELEVFKKEALKAIHYLEDAFREMNGALAQQEEQAARVKQRLREEEDRGIVRNKVLTFLLPREKQLRERCRLLECMLLGRSRKALGRPKKIQAN, from the coding sequence ATGGAACCACTCTATCAGGCTGGGTCCATTCTCATGAAGGTGAATACTTTACAAGGGAAGAAGATAGTGGAGAGTGGCCTCCAGTCTGGAGACTTTTCCCTCCCCCAGTCGTGgccttcctgcctcctgccaccAGCTGACGTGGAGATGCTGCAGCAGAAGGTGGCCGCGGTGCAGCAGGAGCTGGAGGTCTTTAAGAAGGAGGCATTGAAAGCCATCCATTACCTGGAAGATGCCTTCCGCGAGATGAACGGGGCCCTGGCACAGCAGGAGGAGCAAGCAGCCCGTGTGAAGCAGCGGCTGAGGGAAGAGGAGGACCGGGGCATTGTGCGAAATAAGGTCCTCACCTTCCTGCTGCCCCGTGAGAAGCAGCTCCGGGAGCGCTGCAGGCTGCTGGAGTGCATGCTGCTGGGTAGGAGCCGCAAGGCGCTGGGCCGCCCCAAGAAGATCCAGGCAAACTGA